In one Terriglobia bacterium genomic region, the following are encoded:
- a CDS encoding PASTA domain-containing protein → MANTTPNRRLTYLAAFLAFWFVAICLRLVWVQVVCYGDYAGKAGRQQQRTIEVSAVRGNIYDRKGNELAMTVTVDSVFAVPSEIPDVRSVSRLLGSILNSDPMEIEHRMSGTHAFAWVARKIDPAQAARIRSLNLKGIYFQKESKRFYPKREMAAQALGTVGMDDTGLTGLEREFQPQLAGKPGKLLISMDAKKRWFGRVEKKPDPGDNLVLTLDENIQYIAERELEKAIADTHAEAGTIIVENPRTGEILALANRPTFNPNLLSATDPRSLKNRAVSDIYEPGSTFKIVTLAAALEEKITNPDEVVDCQNGSIVLNGLKIHDHKSYGDLTVAQVLEKSSDVGAIKIALRLGEQRFDRYIRNFGFGSQSGIELPYETRGMTKPVTRWSKVSIGAISMGQEIGVSPIQLVSMVSTIANDGVYVPPRIVAGTTPPRSTPQLIAFHPALGRRVISTLTAAQMKSMMEGVVLRGTGKRAILDGYSSAGKTGTAQKIDENGRYSHQKHVLSFVGFAPINNPAVTVLVVLDTPTGPQDGGMVAGPVFSRVAQQVLGYMNVPHDVELQARRRMTLRAQAKNEDLTDAAPDYIADQTATASVAAPASAEPAGPQPADGSTKQAVAQATPVAKPSAPPQTAPVIMTAAVVPRGTLVVDVGGSVTVPDFRGKPLRTALEEAESAGLELEVSGSGVGKEQSPAAGAKVMPGGHVVVRFGR, encoded by the coding sequence TGACCGCAAGGGCAACGAGCTGGCCATGACGGTCACCGTGGACTCGGTCTTTGCCGTGCCATCTGAAATCCCCGACGTTCGCTCCGTTTCCCGGCTGCTGGGCAGCATTCTGAACAGCGATCCCATGGAAATCGAGCACCGTATGAGCGGGACACATGCGTTTGCCTGGGTGGCGCGCAAGATTGATCCCGCCCAGGCCGCGCGCATCCGCTCGCTCAACTTAAAAGGCATCTACTTTCAAAAAGAGTCCAAGCGGTTTTATCCCAAGCGCGAGATGGCGGCGCAGGCGCTGGGCACGGTGGGCATGGATGACACTGGCCTGACCGGGTTGGAGCGCGAATTTCAACCGCAGTTGGCGGGCAAACCGGGCAAGTTGCTGATCTCCATGGACGCCAAGAAGCGCTGGTTCGGACGCGTGGAGAAGAAGCCAGACCCGGGCGACAACCTGGTCCTGACGCTGGACGAAAACATTCAGTACATCGCGGAGCGCGAACTGGAGAAGGCCATCGCGGACACGCACGCGGAAGCGGGGACCATCATCGTAGAAAATCCGCGCACCGGTGAGATTCTTGCGCTGGCCAACCGACCCACATTCAATCCCAACCTGCTCAGCGCAACCGATCCCAGATCGCTCAAGAACCGCGCGGTGAGTGACATTTACGAGCCGGGGTCCACGTTCAAGATTGTCACGCTGGCCGCGGCGCTGGAAGAAAAGATCACCAATCCCGATGAAGTCGTGGACTGCCAGAACGGCTCCATCGTGCTCAACGGGTTGAAAATCCACGACCACAAATCTTACGGCGACTTGACCGTCGCGCAAGTGCTGGAGAAATCCAGTGACGTGGGCGCCATCAAGATCGCGCTGCGGTTGGGCGAACAGCGTTTTGACCGTTACATCCGCAACTTCGGTTTCGGCTCGCAATCGGGCATCGAGCTGCCCTACGAAACGCGCGGCATGACCAAGCCGGTGACCCGCTGGTCCAAGGTGAGTATCGGCGCAATTTCCATGGGCCAGGAGATTGGCGTTTCCCCGATCCAACTGGTGAGCATGGTTTCCACCATCGCCAATGACGGAGTGTACGTGCCGCCGCGGATCGTCGCCGGGACCACGCCGCCCCGCAGCACGCCGCAGTTGATTGCGTTTCATCCCGCGCTGGGGCGCCGCGTGATCTCCACCCTGACTGCCGCGCAAATGAAGAGCATGATGGAGGGCGTGGTGCTGCGCGGAACCGGCAAGCGGGCCATTCTGGATGGCTACAGCTCCGCGGGCAAGACCGGCACGGCGCAGAAGATTGACGAGAACGGCAGATACTCGCACCAAAAGCACGTTCTTTCTTTTGTGGGCTTTGCGCCAATCAACAACCCGGCAGTCACCGTGCTGGTGGTGCTGGACACCCCAACCGGCCCGCAGGATGGCGGCATGGTGGCAGGGCCGGTGTTTTCACGCGTGGCCCAGCAGGTGCTGGGTTACATGAACGTTCCGCATGACGTGGAGTTGCAGGCCCGGCGACGCATGACGCTGCGCGCGCAAGCAAAGAATGAAGATCTGACCGACGCTGCTCCGGATTACATCGCGGACCAGACAGCGACAGCGTCGGTTGCTGCACCGGCCAGTGCGGAGCCTGCGGGGCCGCAGCCGGCTGATGGAAGCACCAAACAGGCAGTCGCACAGGCGACTCCGGTGGCCAAGCCTTCTGCCCCTCCGCAAACTGCGCCTGTGATCATGACTGCGGCAGTGGTCCCGCGTGGGACTCTGGTGGTGGATGTCGGCGGCAGCGTGACGGTTCCGGATTTTCGCGGCAAGCCTTTGCGTACAGCGCTGGAAGAAGCCGAGTCAGCGGGATTGGAACTGGAAGTCAGCGGCAGCGGAGTTGGGAAAGAACAGTCGCCGGCGGCAGGAGCGAAAGTGATGCCGGGAGGACACGTGGTGGTGAGATTTGGAAGATGA
- a CDS encoding four helix bundle protein, giving the protein MSRQDELRDRTKKFAIRIVRLFRALPKSIEAQVMGKQLLRCGTSAAANYRAACRARSKAEFVARIGIVAEEADESVLWIEMLEETNVLSRDRLAEIVKEARELTAIFSASHKTARDNR; this is encoded by the coding sequence GTGAGCAGACAAGACGAGCTTCGTGATCGAACAAAGAAGTTTGCCATCAGGATCGTACGTCTCTTTCGCGCACTGCCGAAATCCATTGAAGCCCAAGTGATGGGGAAGCAGCTGCTGCGCTGTGGCACATCTGCAGCAGCAAACTATCGCGCCGCGTGCCGCGCCCGATCAAAAGCTGAGTTTGTCGCAAGAATCGGCATTGTTGCAGAAGAAGCTGACGAAAGCGTCCTGTGGATTGAAATGCTGGAGGAAACGAATGTTCTCAGTCGTGATCGGCTCGCGGAAATCGTGAAAGAAGCCCGTGAACTTACCGCGATTTTCTCTGCATCTCACAAAACTGCAAGGGACAATCGGTAG
- a CDS encoding YtxH domain-containing protein produces the protein MSDRDNGNNLLWFVAGLGFGALMGVLYAPRSGRETREALKNTAQEGTEYLKNRGREARETVGQWVDRGKEVVGQQKEQISRAIDASRQAYREATAGEGKKGS, from the coding sequence ATGTCAGATAGAGATAACGGCAACAATCTGTTGTGGTTTGTGGCAGGACTGGGCTTTGGCGCTTTGATGGGCGTGCTGTACGCTCCGCGATCCGGACGCGAGACCCGCGAGGCCCTCAAGAACACCGCGCAGGAAGGCACCGAGTACCTGAAAAATCGCGGCCGCGAGGCGCGCGAAACCGTGGGCCAGTGGGTGGACCGCGGCAAGGAAGTCGTCGGCCAGCAAAAAGAGCAGATTAGTCGGGCCATTGATGCCAGCCGCCAGGCGTATCGTGAAGCTACCGCCGGCGAAGGCAAGAAAGGCTCCTAA
- a CDS encoding periplasmic heavy metal sensor — translation MKKPLLKVLAAVAVGVLGLVAFAQMPKHHDPAARIQHHVDFLTKKLALTPAQQQQATTIFTNQANAGKAMREQMKTAHESLKAAVQKNDSAAIDQASNTIGNTTAQMISSRAKARAAFFATLTPDQQSKLTEMESHGRGKGWGHGRGRGGHGGPGGPGGPPPDGQF, via the coding sequence ATGAAAAAGCCCCTTTTGAAAGTACTAGCAGCGGTCGCGGTCGGAGTGCTGGGTCTGGTGGCGTTTGCCCAGATGCCCAAGCATCATGATCCGGCGGCGCGCATCCAGCATCACGTGGATTTCCTGACCAAGAAGCTGGCGCTGACCCCGGCGCAACAGCAGCAGGCCACCACCATTTTCACCAACCAGGCCAACGCCGGCAAGGCGATGCGCGAACAGATGAAGACCGCGCATGAGAGCCTGAAGGCCGCCGTGCAGAAGAATGACAGCGCGGCGATTGACCAGGCCTCCAACACCATCGGCAACACCACGGCGCAGATGATTTCCTCGCGCGCCAAGGCGCGGGCTGCGTTTTTCGCCACGCTCACTCCTGACCAGCAAAGCAAACTCACGGAAATGGAAAGTCATGGCCGGGGCAAAGGCTGGGGCCATGGACGCGGACGCGGCGGACATGGCGGACCCGGCGGACCCGGCGGACCTCCTCCGGACGGACAATTCTAA
- a CDS encoding response regulator, translating to MSLAPNTINVGSFNSLPEAPPRLGRKSALVVDDSSTILHMICTLLEHHKVVEVVGRAENGLEAIDAVASLNPEIVLIDAELPEMSGLRTALVLSQMCPATKVVLMTMDPSSQFREACAGCGAHAVIYKPRFLKELSAVLRNNPAPHKPVA from the coding sequence ATGTCACTGGCGCCAAACACCATCAATGTGGGGAGCTTCAATTCGCTGCCCGAGGCGCCCCCGCGACTGGGCCGGAAGAGCGCGCTGGTGGTGGACGATTCGTCCACCATCCTGCACATGATCTGCACTTTGCTGGAACACCATAAAGTGGTGGAAGTGGTGGGCCGGGCGGAGAATGGATTGGAAGCGATCGATGCGGTCGCCAGCCTGAATCCTGAAATCGTGCTGATCGACGCGGAGCTTCCGGAGATGAGCGGCCTGCGCACGGCGCTGGTGCTTTCCCAGATGTGTCCGGCAACCAAAGTTGTTTTGATGACCATGGACCCCAGTTCGCAATTTCGCGAAGCCTGCGCCGGGTGCGGCGCGCACGCGGTGATTTACAAACCGCGTTTCCTGAAAGAGCTTTCAGCCGTGCTGCGGAACAATCCCGCCCCGCACAAGCCGGTGGCGTAG
- a CDS encoding HAMP domain-containing histidine kinase has protein sequence MKMRPATKERVFWWTAVPALAGVLVFLAVLQYHWSQQVSDASREQMLSNLQTALTGFRLDLTHELGAACLEVRSAVRESANQNSTRFGERFQHWQQTATHPALVSQIFLWQSIPVQSNPGQTSRPSQDNQGRLVRLFPVSEHNDKDAVSWPPEFQRLQQRLQAMSQPTDRPGNGGPRFFRNNRGRGRGGAGPRGGTGPRDGAGSRAGRPNRSAGTADAFLPWFVDQSIPALASPVRQRDEAGGDTASPASVSWIIIQLNPGVLEKEIFPELAQKYFGGTGGLSYHVAVVDQSAQAHALYASVAGFGGSSDQAPDAALDLFGPPLRRNGPAVAVGPQDVFGPRTGTTATSGRPRQAQNPNGDRRDSGGERMVRLEPIRYSSDDGVWKVVVKHPSGSVEAAVSGLRRHNLAVSFGVLVLLAVTMGLVVAASQRARRLAMLQMDFVAGVSHELRTPLAVISSAAENIAHGVVADKQQLARYGASIVKQARQLAQLVDQVLVFAATQQKPQRYPLRAVNVSEVLSAALENTASVVTAAGVSVERNLEPGLPPVSADFAALSQCLQNLITNAVKYGGDGRWVGIRAAARKEGDAVREVEITVQDHGMGMSQEELKHIFEPFYRSPSVAGSSIHGTGLGLPLAKTVIEAMRGTLAVESEPGKGSAFTIRLAVADGLRESHDERAAKKISGQTAGETP, from the coding sequence ATGAAGATGAGACCGGCGACGAAAGAGCGAGTTTTCTGGTGGACGGCCGTGCCCGCCCTGGCCGGAGTGCTGGTGTTTCTCGCCGTCCTGCAATACCACTGGAGCCAGCAGGTCAGCGACGCCTCGCGGGAGCAGATGCTGTCCAACTTGCAGACCGCGCTGACGGGATTCCGCCTGGACCTGACCCACGAACTGGGCGCGGCGTGCCTGGAGGTGAGATCGGCGGTCCGCGAATCCGCGAACCAGAACAGCACGCGGTTCGGCGAACGATTCCAACATTGGCAGCAGACCGCGACCCATCCCGCGCTGGTGTCCCAGATATTTCTTTGGCAGAGCATCCCAGTTCAGAGCAACCCAGGGCAGACCAGCCGTCCAAGTCAAGACAATCAAGGCCGCTTGGTGCGTTTGTTTCCGGTGAGCGAGCACAATGATAAAGATGCGGTGAGCTGGCCACCCGAATTTCAGCGACTCCAGCAACGTCTGCAGGCGATGTCGCAACCAACCGACCGCCCGGGTAATGGCGGACCGCGTTTTTTCCGAAACAACAGAGGCCGGGGCCGCGGCGGAGCAGGGCCACGCGGTGGAACTGGACCGCGCGACGGTGCAGGGTCGCGAGCCGGTCGTCCGAACCGTAGCGCCGGCACTGCGGACGCGTTCCTCCCCTGGTTTGTGGACCAGTCCATCCCCGCGCTGGCGTCTCCTGTGCGGCAGCGCGATGAAGCCGGCGGCGATACCGCTTCCCCCGCTTCGGTTTCCTGGATCATCATCCAGTTGAATCCCGGCGTGCTGGAAAAAGAAATCTTCCCCGAACTGGCGCAGAAGTACTTTGGCGGCACCGGCGGCTTGAGCTACCACGTGGCGGTGGTAGACCAAAGCGCGCAGGCGCACGCGCTGTATGCTTCCGTCGCCGGGTTTGGCGGGAGCAGCGATCAAGCTCCCGACGCCGCGCTGGACCTGTTTGGTCCGCCACTCCGCCGCAACGGACCGGCCGTTGCCGTCGGGCCGCAGGACGTATTTGGCCCGCGCACAGGAACTACGGCAACCAGCGGACGTCCGCGGCAAGCGCAGAACCCCAACGGCGACCGCCGTGATTCCGGCGGGGAAAGAATGGTCCGCCTGGAGCCAATCCGCTATTCGTCGGACGACGGCGTGTGGAAAGTTGTGGTGAAGCATCCTAGCGGCTCGGTGGAAGCTGCCGTGAGCGGATTGCGCCGTCACAATCTGGCGGTGAGCTTTGGCGTTCTGGTGTTGCTGGCCGTGACCATGGGATTGGTGGTGGCTGCCAGCCAGCGCGCGCGGCGGCTGGCCATGCTGCAGATGGATTTTGTGGCCGGCGTGTCGCACGAGCTGCGCACGCCGCTGGCGGTGATTTCTTCCGCAGCGGAAAACATCGCGCACGGCGTGGTCGCCGACAAGCAACAACTGGCGCGCTACGGCGCGTCCATCGTGAAGCAAGCGCGCCAGCTCGCGCAACTGGTGGACCAGGTGCTGGTGTTCGCCGCCACCCAGCAAAAGCCGCAACGCTACCCGTTGCGTGCCGTGAACGTGAGTGAAGTGCTTTCCGCCGCGCTGGAAAATACGGCGAGCGTGGTCACTGCCGCGGGAGTTTCCGTGGAGCGCAATCTTGAGCCGGGATTGCCGCCGGTGAGCGCTGATTTCGCCGCGCTCTCGCAGTGCCTGCAAAACCTGATTACCAACGCCGTGAAATATGGCGGTGACGGACGCTGGGTGGGCATCCGTGCGGCAGCGCGCAAAGAAGGCGACGCCGTCCGCGAAGTGGAGATCACCGTTCAGGATCACGGCATGGGGATGAGCCAGGAAGAGTTGAAGCATATCTTTGAGCCTTTTTATCGCAGTCCGTCGGTCGCGGGATCCAGTATCCACGGCACCGGCCTGGGCCTGCCCCTGGCCAAGACGGTGATTGAAGCCATGCGCGGCACCCTTGCGGTGGAGAGCGAACCAGGCAAGGGAAGCGCTTTCACCATCCGCCTGGCGGTGGCCGACGGCCTGCGCGAATCACACGACGAACGCGCCGCCAAGAAAATCTCCGGACAGACCGCGGGTGAAACGCCATGA
- a CDS encoding response regulator transcription factor — translation MSNRILVIEDEEDLRMTLNDRLKAEGYAPEFAADGDEGLRKAIQGKYDLILLDVMLPGKNGLDVCRDIRKAGLTVPIIMLTARGQLLDKVLGLKIGADDYLTKPFEMLELLARIEVQVRRSEGQDQEPDGIQQIGPIQVDLRGTTVSRDGKVVPLSAREFRLLRYFVLHRGTTLSREVLLKEVWGYNEDTFTRTVDVHVGSLRQKLEADPKKPALILTVPGLGYKFAA, via the coding sequence ATGAGCAACCGCATCCTGGTCATTGAAGACGAAGAAGACTTGCGCATGACGCTCAACGACCGTCTCAAGGCCGAAGGCTACGCGCCGGAGTTCGCTGCTGATGGCGACGAAGGCCTGCGCAAAGCCATCCAGGGCAAATACGATCTGATTCTTCTGGACGTGATGCTCCCCGGCAAAAACGGCCTGGACGTTTGCCGCGACATCCGCAAAGCCGGGCTCACCGTTCCCATCATCATGCTCACCGCGCGCGGCCAGTTGCTGGACAAAGTGCTGGGCCTGAAGATCGGGGCCGACGACTATCTCACCAAGCCGTTTGAGATGCTGGAACTGCTGGCCCGCATTGAAGTCCAGGTCCGCCGCAGCGAGGGGCAAGACCAGGAGCCGGACGGCATCCAGCAAATTGGACCGATCCAGGTGGACCTGCGCGGCACCACCGTCTCCCGCGACGGCAAAGTTGTCCCGCTTTCCGCCCGCGAATTCCGCCTGCTCCGCTACTTCGTGCTGCACCGCGGAACGACTCTCTCCCGCGAAGTGCTGCTGAAGGAAGTCTGGGGCTACAACGAAGACACCTTTACCCGGACGGTTGACGTCCACGTGGGCAGCCTGCGCCAGAAACTGGAAGCCGACCCCAAGAAACCGGCGCTGATCCTGACCGTTCCCGGCCTGGGTTACAAATTTGCGGCGTAA
- the metH gene encoding methionine synthase, with product MKTFLDTVRERVVVYDGAMGTQIQDRNPSLDDYWGQENCSEILVLSRPDIIKDIHAAYFTAGADVVETDTFGGTSIVLGEFGLADKVHEINKRAAELAREVAAGFSTPARPRFVAGSMGPGTKLPSLGHIGFDAMWKAYLEQALGLIDGGVDVLLIETCQDILQTKIALAAVFDAMKQAGKRLPVQAQVTLQDNGAMLLGTEIGAVETTLEPYDCEIVGLNCATGPKEMNDAVRYLAHNSPQEISVLPNAGLPHSTGQVYRLTPDELAEYHKKFITEYGVRIVGGCCGTTPEHIKVVSEICANLEPAKREVKITAAAASAYSMVPLDLEPKPLIVAEEMNTTTRVENFKNMVREGKYDDILALAKKLVAEGSHMLDLCCAIVGEDEKAYISNILDKVATRVPAPVLVDSTEADVIEEALKRIPGKAIINSINLEDGEKRTSKVLPMAKRYGAAVIALTIDEDGMALTAEKKTAVAKRIFKLATEKYGIRPQDLIFDALTLPISTGQEEYRSAGIETLNAIKRIKQELPDVKTILGVSNISFGLNTYARRVLNSVFMKEAVDNGLDMAIVNYAKIYPLYKIPEIEVDLARKLIYRDQANGDPLQFYMAHFAGATQQPQADVTPVEALSVEDKLKRCIINGEKALGDGAQKQSLEQILDAALATYSPLDIINTVLLDGMKTVGELFGARKMQLPSVLDSAGVMKQAVAYLEPKMEKKDGNQKGTIVLATVKGDVHDIGKNLVDIILSNNGYKVVNLGIKQPSDSIIAAAKQHNAHAIGLSGLLVKSTLEMKYVIQDLQAQKLDYPVICGGAALTRKYVEDDLRREYANSVFYADDAFAGLHIMDDLISANGQRDKRLEEGRTVKEFAKTTAIAGGASSASTERSSAVQPAPNIPVPPFYGVRVRKDWDLEQLFSYINHTALFKNQWQLKTASQADYARLVEEKYKPVLHDLQKEVAAQGWFEPKVVYGYFACQAEGNDVVLYDSPQSKREIQRFTFPRQREGRKLSIADFFLPKDSGQFDVIGLSVVTVGSRASLETKKLFDAGEFTKYLYLHGLSVETAEALAELLHKNMREELGIAGDDAPRITDLFHQKYRGSRYSFGYPACPNLEDQTKLFALLKPEENIGVRLTPGFHMEPEQSTSAIVVHHPQAKYFVV from the coding sequence ATGAAGACCTTTCTCGACACAGTTCGCGAGCGCGTAGTCGTCTATGACGGCGCGATGGGCACGCAGATCCAGGACCGCAACCCGTCGCTGGACGACTATTGGGGCCAGGAGAACTGCTCAGAAATTCTGGTCCTGAGCCGCCCGGACATCATCAAGGACATCCACGCCGCCTATTTCACCGCCGGGGCCGACGTGGTGGAGACGGACACCTTCGGCGGCACCAGCATCGTGCTGGGAGAATTCGGTCTCGCGGACAAAGTCCACGAGATCAACAAGCGCGCCGCGGAACTGGCGCGCGAAGTCGCCGCCGGTTTCTCCACGCCGGCGCGTCCGCGCTTTGTTGCCGGCTCCATGGGCCCGGGCACCAAGCTGCCTTCGCTGGGACACATCGGCTTTGACGCCATGTGGAAGGCCTATCTGGAGCAGGCGCTCGGCCTGATTGACGGCGGCGTTGACGTGCTGCTGATTGAAACCTGTCAGGACATTCTGCAAACTAAGATCGCGCTGGCTGCAGTGTTTGACGCCATGAAGCAAGCCGGCAAACGCCTGCCGGTGCAGGCGCAAGTCACGCTGCAGGACAACGGCGCCATGCTGCTGGGGACTGAGATTGGCGCGGTGGAAACCACGCTGGAGCCGTACGATTGCGAAATCGTCGGGCTGAACTGCGCCACCGGACCGAAAGAGATGAACGACGCGGTCCGCTACCTGGCGCACAACTCGCCGCAGGAAATTTCCGTGCTGCCCAACGCCGGGCTGCCGCACTCCACGGGGCAGGTCTATCGCCTCACGCCGGACGAGTTGGCCGAGTATCACAAGAAGTTCATCACCGAATACGGCGTACGCATTGTCGGCGGATGTTGCGGCACCACGCCCGAGCACATCAAAGTTGTTTCAGAAATATGCGCGAACCTGGAACCCGCCAAACGCGAAGTGAAGATCACCGCGGCCGCGGCCAGCGCCTACAGCATGGTCCCGCTGGACCTGGAGCCCAAGCCGCTGATCGTCGCGGAAGAAATGAACACCACCACGCGGGTGGAGAACTTCAAGAACATGGTCCGCGAAGGGAAGTATGACGACATTCTGGCCCTGGCCAAAAAGCTGGTGGCGGAAGGCTCACACATGCTGGACCTGTGCTGCGCCATTGTGGGCGAAGACGAGAAAGCGTACATCAGCAACATTCTGGACAAAGTCGCCACGCGTGTGCCCGCGCCGGTGCTGGTGGATTCCACCGAGGCCGACGTGATCGAAGAAGCGCTGAAGCGTATTCCCGGCAAGGCCATCATCAACTCTATCAATCTGGAGGACGGTGAGAAGCGCACGTCGAAAGTTCTGCCCATGGCCAAGCGCTACGGTGCGGCGGTGATCGCCCTGACTATTGACGAAGACGGCATGGCCCTGACGGCGGAGAAGAAAACCGCCGTCGCCAAGCGCATCTTCAAATTGGCCACCGAAAAATACGGCATTCGTCCGCAGGACCTGATCTTTGACGCGCTGACGCTGCCCATTTCCACCGGCCAGGAAGAGTACCGCAGCGCCGGCATTGAGACCCTGAACGCCATCAAGAGGATCAAGCAGGAACTGCCCGACGTGAAGACCATTCTGGGCGTGAGCAACATCTCGTTTGGCTTGAACACTTACGCGCGGCGCGTGCTCAACAGCGTGTTCATGAAGGAAGCCGTGGACAACGGTCTGGACATGGCGATTGTGAATTACGCCAAAATCTATCCTTTATATAAGATCCCGGAAATTGAGGTGGATCTGGCGCGCAAGCTCATCTATCGCGACCAGGCGAATGGCGATCCCCTGCAGTTCTACATGGCCCATTTCGCCGGGGCCACGCAGCAGCCGCAGGCGGACGTTACGCCGGTGGAAGCGCTGTCCGTGGAAGACAAGCTGAAGCGCTGCATCATCAACGGCGAAAAAGCCCTGGGTGACGGCGCGCAGAAGCAGTCGCTGGAGCAGATCCTGGATGCTGCGCTGGCCACCTACTCGCCGCTGGACATCATTAATACCGTCCTGCTCGATGGCATGAAGACCGTGGGCGAGTTATTTGGCGCGCGCAAGATGCAGTTGCCTTCCGTGCTGGATTCCGCCGGCGTGATGAAGCAGGCCGTGGCTTATCTTGAGCCCAAGATGGAGAAGAAGGACGGCAACCAGAAGGGGACCATCGTGCTGGCCACGGTGAAGGGCGACGTACACGATATCGGCAAGAACCTGGTGGACATCATCCTGAGCAACAACGGCTACAAGGTGGTGAACCTTGGCATCAAGCAGCCGTCGGACTCGATCATCGCCGCGGCCAAGCAGCACAACGCGCATGCCATCGGGCTGAGCGGGCTGCTGGTGAAGTCCACCCTGGAGATGAAGTACGTGATCCAGGACTTGCAAGCCCAGAAGCTGGACTATCCGGTGATCTGCGGCGGCGCTGCGCTCACGCGCAAATACGTGGAAGACGACCTGCGCCGCGAGTACGCGAACTCTGTCTTCTACGCCGACGATGCTTTTGCCGGCCTGCACATCATGGACGACCTGATCTCCGCCAACGGCCAGCGCGATAAGCGCCTGGAAGAGGGAAGAACAGTAAAAGAGTTTGCCAAGACCACGGCGATCGCGGGCGGCGCAAGCTCCGCGAGCACGGAACGGTCATCGGCGGTGCAGCCTGCGCCGAACATTCCTGTGCCGCCGTTTTACGGCGTGCGAGTGCGCAAAGACTGGGACCTTGAGCAACTGTTCAGTTACATCAACCACACGGCACTGTTCAAGAACCAGTGGCAATTGAAGACGGCGTCGCAAGCCGATTACGCGCGCCTGGTGGAAGAAAAATATAAGCCCGTCCTGCACGACTTGCAGAAAGAGGTTGCGGCACAGGGCTGGTTTGAACCGAAAGTCGTTTACGGCTACTTTGCCTGCCAGGCTGAAGGCAATGACGTGGTCCTGTACGACTCGCCGCAATCGAAAAGGGAAATCCAGCGGTTTACTTTCCCGCGCCAGCGCGAAGGCCGCAAGCTCTCCATCGCCGACTTCTTCTTACCCAAAGACTCCGGGCAGTTTGACGTGATTGGCCTCTCAGTGGTGACCGTGGGCAGCCGCGCGTCGCTAGAGACCAAGAAGCTCTTTGATGCCGGCGAATTCACCAAGTATCTCTACTTGCACGGACTGAGCGTGGAGACCGCCGAAGCCCTGGCGGAGTTGCTGCACAAGAACATGAGGGAAGAGTTGGGCATCGCGGGCGACGATGCTCCGCGCATCACTGATCTGTTCCACCAGAAGTATCGGGGGTCGCGCTATTCATTCGGCTATCCCGCGTGTCCCAACCTTGAAGACCAGACAAAACTGTTCGCGCTGCTCAAGCCGGAAGAGAACATCGGCGTGCGCCTGACGCCCGGGTTCCACATGGAGCCGGAACAGTCCACGTCAGCGATTGTCGTGCATCATCCGCAAGCCAAGTATTTCGTGGTGTAG